A window from Luteolibacter flavescens encodes these proteins:
- a CDS encoding MFS transporter, with protein MNHAAPAPGDGAPLLKSTTKLATRLSFLIPGIGIACWAPLVPFAKKQIGLDEASLGFLLLFLGMGSVMAMPMAGGLAAKVGSRRVIAVGSVGVALVLPMLALASAQWELATALFFFGASLGAVDVAANIHGIEVEQREGRPMMSNFHGFYSFGGLAGSALMTALLTAGVRPFAATIGVSVLLMVALGVAVPSLLRTRSSNDAPFFVRPRGIVLLIGVLIFIVFLIEGALLDWSAVILEESRGVEEARAGIGFVLFSLAMAVTRFAGDGVIARFGGRKVLLGGSLLASAGLALVVAAPWTWLAIGGFLVIGFGAATLVPVLFSAAGRQKVMPVDLAISAISIMGYTGILAGPAAIGFIAKQVSLPGAFSLLAAMVLVVAFFSRIGERPA; from the coding sequence ATGAACCACGCCGCACCTGCTCCCGGGGACGGGGCACCCCTGCTGAAATCCACGACCAAGCTGGCGACCCGGCTGTCCTTCCTCATCCCCGGCATCGGCATCGCCTGCTGGGCGCCGCTGGTGCCATTCGCGAAGAAGCAGATCGGGCTTGATGAGGCGTCGCTGGGCTTCCTGCTGCTCTTCCTGGGGATGGGCTCGGTGATGGCCATGCCAATGGCCGGCGGGCTCGCGGCGAAGGTGGGCAGCCGCCGCGTGATCGCGGTCGGATCGGTGGGCGTCGCGCTGGTGCTGCCCATGCTCGCTCTCGCGTCTGCACAGTGGGAATTGGCGACTGCGTTGTTCTTCTTCGGCGCCTCGCTGGGCGCGGTGGATGTCGCGGCGAATATCCACGGGATCGAGGTCGAGCAGCGCGAGGGCCGGCCGATGATGTCGAATTTCCACGGCTTCTATAGCTTCGGTGGCCTGGCGGGATCGGCGCTGATGACGGCGCTGCTCACCGCGGGCGTGCGTCCTTTCGCTGCCACCATCGGAGTGTCGGTGCTGCTGATGGTGGCGCTGGGTGTGGCGGTGCCGTCGCTGCTGCGCACCAGGTCTTCGAATGATGCGCCGTTCTTCGTGCGGCCGCGCGGGATCGTCCTGCTGATCGGCGTGCTGATCTTCATCGTCTTCCTCATCGAGGGCGCGCTGCTGGATTGGAGCGCGGTCATCCTGGAGGAAAGCCGCGGCGTGGAGGAGGCGCGCGCCGGCATCGGCTTCGTGCTCTTCTCGCTGGCGATGGCCGTCACGCGCTTCGCCGGTGACGGGGTCATCGCGCGCTTCGGCGGGAGGAAGGTGCTGCTCGGTGGATCGCTGCTCGCCTCCGCGGGACTCGCGCTGGTGGTGGCTGCGCCGTGGACATGGTTGGCCATCGGGGGCTTCCTCGTCATCGGCTTCGGCGCGGCCACGCTGGTGCCGGTGCTCTTCAGCGCGGCAGGCCGGCAGAAGGTCATGCCGGTGGACCTCGCGATCTCCGCGATCAGCATCATGGGCTACACCGGCATCCTCGCTGGACCGGCAGCCATCGGCTTCATCGCGAAGCAGGTCAGCCTGCCCGGTGCCTTCTCTCTGCTGGCCGCGATGGTGCTGGTGGTCGCGTTCTTCTCGCGGATCGGCGAGCGCCCGGCATGA
- a CDS encoding ABC transporter ATP-binding protein, translated as MSAPVLELFKLSKAYGKSTIVKEFNLNIAPGEFVTLIGHSGCGKSTVLSMVAGLTPVTDGAMILSGRETTEAGPDRGVVFQSPCLLPWMTAFENVMLGVDQVYFTAPKAERRELAEYYLTVVGLGGSMHKYPGELSQGMRQRVGIARAFALQPKMLLLDEPFGMLDALTKMELQEVLLELWRRNKLTTLMVTHDVDEAIFLSDRVVMMTDGPEAEVGDILTIPFERPRDRAAVLADPRYPEIRNHLLTFLNERSHIRPSRIVSPEPEMIAAPEHKIPAGATAPTA; from the coding sequence ATGTCCGCCCCTGTCCTCGAACTCTTCAAGCTCTCGAAAGCCTACGGGAAGTCCACCATCGTCAAGGAGTTCAACCTCAACATCGCGCCCGGGGAATTCGTCACGCTCATCGGCCACTCCGGCTGCGGGAAATCCACCGTGCTCTCCATGGTCGCGGGTCTCACCCCGGTGACGGATGGCGCGATGATCCTCTCCGGGCGCGAGACCACCGAGGCCGGGCCGGATCGCGGTGTGGTCTTCCAGTCCCCCTGCCTGCTGCCGTGGATGACCGCCTTTGAGAACGTGATGCTCGGCGTGGATCAGGTATACTTCACCGCGCCGAAGGCCGAGCGCCGGGAACTCGCGGAGTACTACCTCACCGTCGTCGGCCTCGGCGGCTCGATGCACAAGTATCCTGGCGAGCTGTCCCAGGGCATGCGCCAGCGCGTCGGCATCGCCCGCGCCTTCGCCCTCCAGCCGAAGATGCTCCTTTTAGACGAGCCCTTCGGCATGCTCGACGCCCTGACCAAGATGGAACTCCAGGAAGTGCTGCTGGAACTGTGGCGACGCAACAAGCTCACCACCCTGATGGTGACCCACGACGTGGACGAGGCGATCTTCCTCTCCGACCGCGTGGTGATGATGACCGATGGCCCCGAGGCGGAGGTCGGCGACATCCTCACCATCCCCTTCGAGCGTCCGCGCGACCGCGCCGCCGTCCTCGCCGATCCCCGCTACCCGGAGATCCGCAATCATCTGCTGACCTTCCTCAACGAGCGCTCCCACATCCGCCCCAGCCGCATCGTCTCCCCGGAGCCGGAAATGATCGCCGCGCCCGAGCACAAGATCCCCGCCGGGGCGACCGCACCGACCGCCTGA
- a CDS encoding ABC transporter ATP-binding protein — protein MPPILEISGASKGFGRGHERATVLRDLDLTVEEGDFVSIIGYSGTGKSTLINLVAGLLKPDSGSVKMDGADIRGPGPERGIVFQNYSLLPWLTVTGNVRLAIDQIFPQMTEKERAERAAEYIDMVKLSHAAGKLPRELSGGMRQRVSVARTLAANPRILLLDEPLSALDALTRATLQDEIADIWQKNRTTVIWITNDPDEALLVADRVIPLLPGREGATLGREITVDLARPRDRKQLLGTPEFKDLKLRLVDTLLGAKKDSTPHVTRKLAAPDILPEDLGKPRNFSFFNKPAPRRRSQLQREELQVEA, from the coding sequence ATGCCACCCATCCTGGAAATCAGCGGCGCATCGAAGGGCTTCGGCCGCGGTCACGAGCGGGCCACCGTCTTGCGCGACCTGGACCTCACCGTGGAGGAGGGCGACTTCGTCTCCATCATCGGCTACTCCGGCACCGGCAAGAGCACGCTCATCAATCTGGTGGCCGGACTACTGAAGCCGGACAGCGGGTCCGTGAAGATGGACGGTGCCGACATCCGGGGCCCGGGACCGGAACGCGGCATCGTCTTCCAGAACTACTCGCTCCTGCCGTGGCTGACCGTGACCGGAAACGTCCGCCTCGCCATCGACCAGATCTTCCCGCAGATGACGGAGAAGGAACGCGCCGAGCGGGCCGCGGAATACATCGACATGGTGAAGCTCTCGCACGCAGCGGGGAAGCTGCCGCGCGAGCTCTCCGGCGGCATGCGCCAGCGGGTCTCCGTCGCCCGCACGCTGGCGGCGAACCCGCGCATCCTGCTGCTGGATGAACCGCTCTCCGCGCTCGATGCCCTCACCCGCGCCACCCTGCAGGACGAGATCGCGGACATCTGGCAGAAGAACCGCACGACCGTGATCTGGATCACCAATGACCCGGACGAGGCGCTGCTCGTGGCCGACCGAGTCATCCCCCTGCTGCCCGGGCGCGAGGGTGCCACGCTGGGCAGGGAAATCACCGTGGACCTCGCCCGCCCGCGCGACCGCAAGCAACTACTAGGAACACCGGAGTTCAAGGACCTGAAGCTGCGCCTGGTGGACACGCTGCTCGGCGCGAAGAAGGACAGCACCCCGCACGTCACCCGGAAGCTGGCCGCCCCGGACATCCTCCCGGAGGACCTGGGCAAACCGCGCAACTTCTCCTTCTTCAACAAGCCTGCACCCCGCCGTCGTTCCCAGCTCCAGCGCGAGGAACTCCAGGTCGAAGCATGA
- a CDS encoding LysR family transcriptional regulator → MTELLPDLRQLRAFVSVADEGSFTLAAKKLFLTQSAISHSMKALEDSLGCRLLERLGKKTVLTEEGEVFLRRCRRVLGELEDAGRELDGLKRWGQGRIRIGAPHSLCQFLLPTVLREFRDCFPRCEPTIEADDTVKLLEKMAEHDLDIVIGMRPRIGTTESFRPLFRDHLTFVVPPVHPWAETGRADPEDLGKVQFITYARGTETHRLVEEHFDKLGVRLRPPLVLGDMEAIKGMAKIGLGVGLVAPWVAKREFDDGSLVRIPVSGEPIEREWGIFHKSDRSLSLIEETFAGIAEIVGGELSEPTIV, encoded by the coding sequence ATGACTGAACTCCTTCCTGATCTGCGGCAGCTGCGCGCCTTCGTGTCCGTGGCGGATGAGGGGAGCTTCACGCTCGCCGCGAAGAAGCTGTTCCTCACGCAGTCGGCCATCAGCCACTCGATGAAGGCACTGGAGGACAGCCTCGGCTGCCGCCTGCTGGAGCGTCTGGGAAAGAAGACCGTGCTGACCGAGGAGGGCGAGGTCTTCCTGCGCCGCTGCCGCCGCGTGCTCGGTGAACTCGAGGACGCGGGCCGCGAGCTGGACGGGCTGAAGCGCTGGGGTCAGGGCCGCATCCGCATCGGCGCGCCGCATTCGCTCTGCCAATTCCTGCTGCCGACCGTGCTGCGCGAGTTCCGCGATTGCTTCCCGCGCTGCGAGCCGACCATCGAGGCGGACGATACCGTGAAGCTGCTGGAGAAGATGGCCGAGCACGATCTGGACATCGTCATCGGCATGCGGCCGCGCATCGGCACCACGGAATCCTTCCGTCCGCTTTTCCGCGATCATCTCACCTTCGTCGTGCCGCCCGTGCATCCGTGGGCAGAGACGGGCCGCGCGGATCCGGAGGATCTGGGCAAGGTCCAGTTCATCACCTACGCCCGTGGCACCGAAACCCACCGGCTGGTGGAGGAGCATTTCGACAAGCTCGGCGTGCGCCTGCGCCCTCCTCTGGTGCTCGGCGACATGGAGGCCATCAAGGGCATGGCAAAGATCGGCCTTGGCGTCGGACTCGTCGCGCCATGGGTGGCGAAGCGCGAATTCGACGATGGATCGCTGGTGCGCATCCCGGTGTCCGGCGAGCCGATCGAGCGCGAGTGGGGGATCTTCCACAAGTCGGACCGCTCGCTGAGCCTGATCGAGGAAACCTTCGCGGGCATCGCGGAGATCGTCGGCGGGGAATTGAGCGAGCCGACGATTGTCTGA
- a CDS encoding TonB-dependent receptor, producing MILSRTPLRHSLAALALLTATSSAQDALEPLVVTGEAENLLGEADSASKGQSDREELLERPYLRRGELLEVVPGMIVTQHAGGGKANQYFVRGYNLDHGTDFGIFVDGMPANYRAHGHGQGYADMNFLIPELVGRLDYEKGPFDARMGDLTTAGAAEFSLVKSLERGFASVAYGEDDYFRFVIGDSVKAGIGTLTYGGEATYYNGPWVLEEDAHRFNGMLRWHTGDEDNFLDFTLLGYQAEWTSSDQIPERAILTGQLDRYGFIDPTNGGQSQRYSLSMNWGRLDGDTRWRGNAYVGYYDLDLYSNFTYFLDDAVNGDQFRQSDQRVFFGGEVSATLEKRSLFGAETDYTLGFQTRNDVIWDLELARTRARADVNPIRTDDVFTGSYSVFAATKTKWNDWFRTEAGVRADAFHFDVDSDTAANSGNEWDAIAVPKLNLIFGPWDNTEYYLNLGGGFHSNDARGLFTRIDPNDGVTPVAPVDPLVRTWGTELGVRHQWGDCFTTTAALWYLYSESELLYVGDAGNVEAGPSTDRYGIELAGYWRPNDWFTLDAEVALSQGRYTDTSAGPWVENQVPFVISSGMTLGEALGPYGALRLRYFSERPLTANKGVESEDSLQVNLRAGYRLENWDFAIDVLNLLDREDNDIEYFYTSRLPGEPAAGIDDVHLHPAEPRTIRASVTYYW from the coding sequence GTGATCCTCTCCCGTACCCCACTCCGCCACTCGCTGGCGGCCCTCGCGCTGCTCACCGCCACCTCGTCCGCCCAGGATGCCCTGGAGCCGCTGGTCGTGACCGGCGAGGCGGAAAACCTGCTCGGCGAGGCCGACTCCGCCTCGAAGGGCCAGTCGGACCGCGAGGAACTACTGGAACGCCCGTACCTCCGCCGCGGCGAGCTGCTGGAGGTGGTACCCGGCATGATCGTCACCCAGCACGCGGGCGGCGGGAAGGCGAACCAGTATTTCGTCCGCGGCTACAATCTAGACCACGGCACGGACTTCGGCATCTTCGTCGATGGCATGCCGGCGAACTACCGCGCGCACGGCCACGGCCAGGGCTACGCGGACATGAATTTCCTCATCCCCGAGCTCGTCGGCCGGCTCGATTACGAAAAGGGCCCCTTCGATGCCCGCATGGGCGACCTGACCACGGCGGGCGCGGCGGAGTTCTCGCTGGTGAAGTCGCTCGAGCGCGGCTTCGCGAGCGTCGCCTACGGGGAGGACGACTACTTCCGCTTCGTCATCGGCGACTCGGTGAAGGCAGGCATCGGCACGCTCACCTATGGCGGCGAGGCCACTTACTACAATGGCCCGTGGGTGCTGGAGGAAGACGCGCACCGCTTCAATGGCATGCTGCGCTGGCACACCGGCGACGAGGACAACTTCCTCGACTTCACGCTGCTCGGCTACCAAGCCGAGTGGACGTCCAGCGACCAGATCCCGGAGCGCGCCATCCTAACAGGTCAGCTCGACCGCTACGGCTTCATCGATCCCACGAATGGCGGGCAGTCCCAGCGCTACTCGCTTTCCATGAACTGGGGCCGCCTCGACGGCGACACCCGCTGGCGTGGCAATGCCTACGTCGGCTACTACGATCTCGATCTCTACTCGAACTTCACCTACTTCCTCGACGATGCGGTGAATGGCGACCAATTCCGCCAATCCGACCAGCGCGTCTTCTTCGGCGGCGAAGTCTCGGCGACCTTGGAGAAGCGCAGCCTCTTCGGCGCGGAGACGGATTACACCCTCGGCTTCCAGACGCGGAATGACGTGATCTGGGACCTGGAGCTTGCCCGCACCCGCGCCCGTGCGGACGTGAATCCGATCCGCACGGACGATGTCTTCACCGGCAGCTACTCCGTCTTCGCCGCGACGAAGACGAAGTGGAACGACTGGTTCCGCACCGAGGCCGGCGTGCGTGCGGATGCCTTCCACTTCGACGTGGACAGCGACACCGCGGCAAACAGCGGCAACGAGTGGGACGCCATTGCCGTGCCAAAGCTGAACCTCATCTTCGGCCCGTGGGACAATACCGAGTACTACCTGAATCTCGGCGGCGGCTTCCACAGCAATGACGCGCGCGGGCTTTTCACCCGCATCGATCCGAATGACGGCGTCACCCCGGTCGCGCCCGTCGATCCGCTCGTCCGCACCTGGGGCACGGAGCTGGGCGTGCGCCACCAGTGGGGCGACTGCTTCACCACCACCGCCGCGCTCTGGTATCTCTACAGCGAGTCCGAGCTGCTCTACGTCGGCGACGCGGGGAATGTGGAGGCCGGCCCCTCGACGGACCGCTACGGCATCGAGCTCGCCGGCTACTGGCGTCCGAATGACTGGTTCACGCTCGATGCGGAGGTCGCGCTTTCCCAGGGCCGCTACACCGATACCTCCGCCGGTCCGTGGGTGGAGAATCAGGTACCCTTCGTCATCTCCAGCGGGATGACTCTCGGCGAGGCACTCGGTCCCTACGGGGCGCTGCGCCTGCGCTACTTCTCGGAGCGCCCGCTGACCGCGAACAAGGGCGTAGAGTCCGAGGACTCCCTGCAGGTGAATCTCCGCGCGGGCTATCGCTTGGAGAACTGGGACTTCGCCATCGACGTGCTGAACCTGCTCGATCGCGAGGACAACGACATCGAGTACTTCTACACCTCCCGCCTCCCCGGCGAACCCGCCGCGGGCATCGACGACGTCCACCTCCACCCCGCCGAACCCCGCACCATCCGAGCCTCGGTGACCTACTATTGGTAA
- a CDS encoding CmpA/NrtA family ABC transporter substrate-binding protein, translated as MVSPIVVESRSPIRLGFVPLNDCAPVAVAHELGLFKSYGLNVKLSRQPGWATVRDMLSYGELDAAQSIAGLAFYLALGLNKMRREIAVPLVLSAHGNAITLSRELPPESIRRGEGLAAHLSHRWKKNRPFTLAAAHRFSSHHLLLHAWLRRHGVQPGRDAEIVFLPPPLMPRNLAAGHIDGYCVGEPWNSESILGGQGWCPATSAELATGHPEKVLLVTGEFAGDSREECVALGAALLHACRMCQDPGFRNELITILAKPAYTGCSPATLRNSLGPVFDSGRGNVDASDFHLFYGGDLNCPTADKASWFLSGMRGAGLLPETTAAPLTRLYRQDLFRASEKILLPA; from the coding sequence ATGGTGAGTCCAATCGTCGTCGAGTCCCGTTCTCCCATCCGCCTCGGCTTCGTGCCGCTGAATGATTGCGCCCCGGTCGCGGTCGCGCACGAGCTGGGGCTTTTCAAAAGCTACGGGCTGAATGTGAAGCTCTCCCGACAACCGGGCTGGGCCACCGTGAGGGACATGCTTTCCTATGGCGAGCTGGATGCCGCGCAGTCGATCGCCGGGCTCGCCTTCTACCTCGCGCTCGGACTGAACAAGATGCGCCGGGAGATCGCCGTGCCGCTCGTCCTCAGCGCCCATGGCAATGCCATCACGCTCTCCCGCGAGCTGCCGCCGGAGTCCATCCGCCGGGGCGAAGGCCTCGCCGCGCATCTTTCCCACCGCTGGAAAAAGAATCGCCCCTTCACGCTCGCCGCGGCGCATCGCTTTTCCTCGCATCACCTGCTCCTCCACGCCTGGCTGCGTCGCCACGGCGTGCAGCCGGGCCGGGATGCGGAGATCGTCTTCCTGCCGCCGCCGCTGATGCCGCGGAATCTCGCTGCCGGTCACATCGATGGCTACTGCGTCGGCGAGCCGTGGAATTCCGAGAGCATCCTCGGCGGCCAGGGCTGGTGCCCCGCCACCTCCGCGGAACTCGCGACCGGCCACCCGGAGAAGGTGCTGCTGGTCACCGGGGAATTCGCCGGGGACAGCCGCGAGGAATGCGTCGCCCTCGGGGCCGCGCTGCTCCACGCTTGCCGCATGTGCCAGGATCCCGGCTTCCGGAACGAGCTCATCACCATCCTCGCCAAGCCCGCCTATACCGGGTGCTCGCCCGCCACGCTGCGGAACAGCCTCGGCCCGGTCTTCGACTCCGGCCGCGGGAATGTGGACGCCTCGGATTTCCACCTCTTCTACGGCGGCGACCTGAATTGCCCCACGGCCGACAAGGCCTCGTGGTTCCTCTCCGGCATGCGCGGCGCGGGCCTCCTCCCGGAGACCACCGCAGCCCCGCTCACCCGCCTCTACCGGCAGGACCTTTTCCGCGCGTCGGAGAAGATCCTGCTCCCGGCGTGA
- the ntrB gene encoding nitrate ABC transporter permease — MKFFQSLKLDVFLLPLVGILLCVGGWAIISGKATTTTTVDDWGDPVTKVERHGISKNLPSPAETWSASKPYIVEPLAKRGELDQGILRFAWLSLKLVAQGYFIALLVGTPIGFLLGLSKNFTKAFDPIIQILRPVSPLAWLPLGMVLFSGLKVLDADGRVSFGTSDAAALFTIAICAMWPTVLNTAVGVRAVPQDYLNVAKVLKLSRTKTLFKVLIPSALPYMFTGFRLSLGIAWLVIVAVEMLIGKPGVGGFLWQQYNANSFAHIILSILTIGVIGYVLDRLMSLVEGRFRTA; from the coding sequence ATGAAATTTTTCCAATCCCTCAAGCTCGATGTCTTCCTGCTACCGCTCGTCGGCATCCTGCTCTGCGTCGGTGGCTGGGCCATCATCTCCGGCAAGGCCACCACCACGACCACCGTGGACGATTGGGGCGACCCGGTGACAAAGGTCGAGCGCCACGGCATCTCGAAGAATCTCCCCTCGCCTGCCGAGACATGGAGCGCCAGCAAACCCTACATCGTCGAGCCGCTGGCGAAGCGCGGCGAACTGGACCAGGGCATCCTCCGCTTTGCCTGGCTGTCGCTGAAACTGGTGGCGCAGGGCTATTTCATCGCGCTGCTCGTCGGCACGCCCATCGGCTTCCTGCTCGGCCTGTCGAAGAATTTCACGAAGGCCTTCGACCCCATCATCCAGATCCTCCGCCCGGTCTCGCCGCTCGCCTGGCTGCCGCTCGGCATGGTGCTCTTCAGCGGGCTGAAGGTGCTGGATGCGGATGGCCGCGTGAGCTTCGGAACCTCGGATGCGGCGGCGCTTTTTACCATCGCCATCTGCGCCATGTGGCCCACGGTGCTGAATACCGCCGTGGGCGTGCGCGCCGTGCCACAGGACTACCTGAATGTGGCGAAGGTGCTGAAGCTCTCGCGGACCAAGACGCTCTTCAAGGTGCTGATCCCCTCGGCGCTGCCCTACATGTTCACCGGCTTCCGCCTGTCGCTCGGCATCGCGTGGCTGGTCATTGTCGCGGTGGAGATGCTGATCGGAAAGCCCGGCGTCGGTGGCTTCCTGTGGCAGCAGTACAATGCGAACAGCTTCGCCCACATCATCCTCTCTATCCTGACCATCGGCGTGATCGGCTACGTGCTGGACCGCCTGATGAGCCTCGTCGAGGGCCGCTTCCGCACCGCCTGA
- a CDS encoding TetR/AcrR family transcriptional regulator, whose amino-acid sequence MSPANERQRRHDPGRRDRIVETAMAVIVRDGLSGLSHRKVAAAADVPLGSITYQFASLDELAEEAFARYVARCSDHFEQALAASRSADELPRILAAEVGVYLASGDQLILAYELYLGSVRNPALRKLMNRWLRNTRGSLSRYLDEATARIVDGLIEGLLLHTLLEDEPMQPAELESAFRRLLGKSPA is encoded by the coding sequence ATGAGCCCAGCGAACGAGCGACAGCGCCGGCACGATCCCGGGAGGCGGGACCGGATCGTCGAGACGGCGATGGCAGTCATCGTTCGCGATGGCCTGTCCGGGCTGAGTCACCGGAAAGTGGCCGCGGCGGCGGACGTGCCACTGGGCTCGATCACGTATCAATTCGCGAGCCTCGACGAACTGGCGGAGGAGGCGTTCGCGCGCTACGTGGCGCGGTGCTCGGATCACTTCGAGCAGGCGCTGGCAGCATCCCGGTCCGCCGACGAGCTGCCGCGAATCCTGGCCGCGGAGGTAGGCGTCTATCTCGCATCCGGCGACCAGCTCATCCTGGCCTACGAGCTCTATCTCGGCTCCGTGCGGAATCCCGCGCTGCGAAAGCTGATGAACCGCTGGCTGCGGAATACCCGCGGCTCGCTGTCCCGTTATCTGGACGAGGCCACGGCGCGGATCGTGGACGGCCTGATCGAGGGCCTGCTGCTGCACACGCTGCTGGAGGACGAGCCGATGCAGCCCGCCGAACTGGAGTCCGCCTTCCGCAGGCTTCTTGGAAAGTCACCCGCATGA
- a CDS encoding CmpA/NrtA family ABC transporter substrate-binding protein, translating to MNDRQTLSRRDFLGRSAKTTALGLLASGLPAGWVGAQAASDAPETANVNFGIIALTDCSPIVIAHEKGLFKKYGINSTVTKGASWAAIRDSLANGDIQATHMLLGMPIASTMGLGGAPKVPMVVPWILNRNGQSISLATSLKGKVGAAPKALKQLVDAAKADGHPMSFAMTFPPGTHAMWLRYWLAAGGINPGDAGGAGADISLITIPPPQMVANMQVGKMDGFCVGEPWNGRAVAEGIGFTAINTQAIWKDHPEKVCAFTEEFAEKNPKTVKAVLKALHEASVWLDVMENRPEQAKIVSAPTYINCPPEAILQRLQGKYDMGDGRKFRDPDYMIFSSRNCNFPQPKYAKWWLTQLRRWGFTNGAPDYEGIAKQVMRTDLYESAMKEIGYTHDGLSDAAESFFDGSKFDPKGDMEAYVASFAVKTLKG from the coding sequence ATGAACGACCGCCAAACCCTCTCCCGCCGCGACTTCCTCGGTCGCTCCGCCAAGACCACCGCCCTCGGCTTGCTCGCTTCCGGACTGCCCGCCGGATGGGTGGGGGCGCAGGCCGCCTCCGATGCTCCGGAGACCGCGAACGTCAATTTCGGCATCATCGCGCTGACCGACTGCTCGCCCATCGTGATCGCCCACGAGAAGGGGCTCTTCAAAAAGTACGGCATCAACTCCACCGTCACCAAGGGCGCGAGCTGGGCCGCCATCCGCGACTCGCTGGCCAATGGCGACATCCAGGCCACGCACATGCTGCTCGGCATGCCCATCGCCTCCACCATGGGTCTCGGCGGCGCGCCAAAGGTGCCGATGGTGGTGCCGTGGATCCTCAACCGCAACGGCCAGTCGATCAGCCTCGCCACCTCGCTGAAGGGCAAGGTGGGCGCGGCCCCGAAGGCGCTGAAGCAGCTGGTGGATGCAGCGAAGGCCGACGGCCATCCCATGAGCTTCGCCATGACCTTCCCGCCCGGCACCCACGCCATGTGGCTGCGCTACTGGCTCGCCGCGGGCGGCATCAATCCCGGTGACGCGGGCGGCGCCGGTGCGGACATCTCGCTCATCACCATCCCGCCGCCGCAGATGGTGGCAAACATGCAGGTGGGAAAGATGGATGGCTTCTGTGTCGGCGAGCCGTGGAATGGCCGGGCTGTCGCCGAGGGCATCGGCTTCACCGCCATCAATACCCAGGCGATCTGGAAGGACCACCCCGAGAAGGTCTGCGCCTTCACCGAGGAATTCGCGGAGAAGAACCCGAAGACGGTGAAGGCCGTCCTCAAGGCGCTGCACGAGGCGAGCGTGTGGCTCGACGTGATGGAAAACCGCCCCGAGCAGGCGAAGATCGTCAGCGCTCCCACCTACATCAACTGTCCGCCCGAGGCCATCCTCCAGCGCCTGCAGGGCAAGTACGACATGGGCGACGGCCGGAAATTCCGCGACCCGGACTACATGATCTTCAGCAGCCGCAACTGCAACTTCCCGCAGCCGAAGTATGCGAAGTGGTGGCTCACCCAGCTCCGCCGCTGGGGCTTCACGAATGGCGCGCCGGACTACGAGGGCATCGCGAAGCAGGTGATGCGCACGGACCTCTATGAGTCCGCGATGAAGGAAATCGGCTACACCCACGACGGCCTCTCGGACGCGGCGGAGAGCTTCTTCGATGGATCGAAATTCGACCCGAAGGGCGACATGGAAGCCTACGTCGCCTCCTTCGCCGTGAAGACCCTGAAGGGCTGA
- a CDS encoding TIGR02452 family protein: MRLQLKAKAEEVLQIVENGGYRNRAGEWVDIREAVDHAVAGTRLYRPVDSVGLMERSGDAQPGSGPVVTVTPETTQIAASRMVKEGAGDLVLLNFASARHPGGGFINGAKAQEEDLARCSALYHCLLPQKEYYDRNSSQPSMLYTDHLIYSPQVPWFRTRSRDEPDEVFLASVITAPAPNARQALLRGDTQDQIRVALERRCGQVLGVARAHGHRNLLLGAWGCGVFGNDPRMVAGAFKEWIDGPTFAGAFDQVVFAVFDGTEDQGTLRAFEETFRDRT, encoded by the coding sequence ATGAGGTTGCAGTTGAAGGCGAAGGCGGAGGAGGTTCTCCAGATTGTGGAAAACGGTGGCTACAGGAATCGGGCCGGCGAGTGGGTGGATATCCGTGAGGCGGTGGACCATGCTGTCGCCGGGACGCGCCTGTACAGGCCGGTGGATTCCGTAGGATTGATGGAAAGATCGGGCGATGCCCAGCCAGGAAGTGGCCCCGTGGTCACGGTCACCCCGGAGACCACGCAGATCGCAGCGTCCCGCATGGTGAAGGAGGGAGCCGGTGATCTGGTGCTGCTGAATTTCGCTTCGGCGAGGCACCCGGGAGGGGGCTTCATCAACGGGGCGAAGGCGCAGGAAGAGGACCTGGCTCGCTGCTCCGCGCTCTACCACTGCTTGCTGCCGCAGAAGGAATACTACGATAGGAATAGTAGCCAGCCTTCCATGCTCTACACGGATCACCTGATCTACAGTCCTCAGGTCCCTTGGTTCAGGACCCGGAGCAGGGATGAGCCGGATGAGGTATTCCTCGCCTCGGTCATCACGGCTCCCGCACCGAATGCAAGGCAGGCGCTGCTCCGCGGGGATACCCAGGATCAGATCCGGGTGGCCTTGGAAAGACGCTGCGGCCAGGTGCTTGGCGTAGCCCGGGCTCATGGTCATCGCAACCTGTTGCTCGGGGCGTGGGGTTGTGGAGTCTTTGGCAATGATCCCCGGATGGTGGCGGGAGCATTCAAGGAGTGGATCGATGGGCCGACTTTCGCAGGTGCTTTCGACCAGGTGGTTTTCGCCGTGTTTGACGGCACGGAAGATCAGGGGACGCTCAGGGCGTTCGAGGAGACATTTCGAGATCGGACGTAA